A genomic segment from Synchiropus splendidus isolate RoL2022-P1 chromosome 18, RoL_Sspl_1.0, whole genome shotgun sequence encodes:
- the flna gene encoding filamin-A isoform X1 has product MSGSHPRLHQSAAPAPNTLSSEKDAEMPATEKDLAEDAPWKKIQQNTFTRWCNEHLKCVNKRIGNLQTDLSDGLRLIGLLEVLSQKKMFRKYNQRPTFRQMQLENVSVALEFLDKENIKLVSIDSKAIVDGNLKLILGLIWTLILHYSISMPMWDEEEEADDGRQKTPKQRLLGWIQNKLPELPITNFNRDWQTGRALGALVDSCAPGLCPDWDQWDQTKPVDNAREAMQQADDWLGIPQVITPEEIVDPNVDEHSVMTYLSQFPKAKLKPGAPLRPKLNPKKARAYGPGVEPVGNVVMKKAVFTVETISAGMGEVLVYVEDPAGHREEAKVTANNDKNRTYSVFYIPKVTGMHKVTVLFAGQHISKSPFEVEIGMAQGDSSKATAQGPGLEPAGNIANKTTYFEVYTAGAGVGEVEVVIMDPAGKKNTVPCTIEDKGNSSYRCTYKPTQEGQHIIYITFAGGQISKSPFTVNVGEACNPGLCYAKGRGLQQRGLRVKETADFRVYTKGAGTGELKVTIKGPKGLEEPCKRKDLGDGVYGFEYYPTTPGTYSITITWGGQHIQCSPVEVKIGPEAGPQKVRAWGPGLEGGVVGKSADFVVEAVGENIGTLGFSVEGPSQAKIECDDKGDGSCHVRYWPTEAGEYAVHVLCNGEDIQHSPFMAEIVPPPGKDFYPEKVKAYGPGLQSSGLAVGNLAEFTVDAKQGGKGALKIVAQDGEGNPVDVQVKDNGNGTYTCSYTPRKPLKHTVMVSWGGVNIPDSPFRIDIGAGCHPNKVKVSGPGVTKTGLKAFEPTYFTVDCSEAGQGDISIGIKCAPGVVGPAEADIDFDIIRNDNDTFTVKYTPPGAGSYTIMVLFADQAIPMTPIRVKVDPSHDASKVKAEGPGLSRSGVELNKPTHFTVTTKGAGKANLDCNFSGPTKAEAVKDFEIINNHDNTHTVKYTPVQQGPLGVAVTYGGDHIPKSPFNVGVAPTVDLSKINVTGLGDKMTVGKDQEVTVKSKGAGGQGKIAAKVTAPTGKPVASKVEPGLSPETSQVKFIPREAGPYQVELTYDGIPIPGSPFKPTAYPASDPSKVRCSGPGLERAKVGETGEFIVDCTNAGPAELTIEIISDSGTEAEVHIQDNGDGTYTITYIPLYPGSYTLTIRYGGQDVPNFPARLTVEPAVDASGVRVFGPGVEGADVFREATTDFTVDARALTQSGGDHIKTLISNPSGSHTDALITDLGDGTYSVEYTPYEEGPHSVEVCYDGSPVPKSPFRVAVTEGCDPARVRVHGPGLKGGITNKPNKFTVETRGAGTGGLGLAMEGPSEAKMSCTDNKDGSCSVEYVPYEPGTYNLNVTYGGQPIKGSPFSVPVSDTVDSSKVKCQGPGLGNNVRANIPQEFTVDASKAGVAPMQVRVQGPKGVVEPAEIIDNGDQTHTVSYVPTREGPYSINVLYADEEIPRSPYKVKVLPTHDASKVRASGPGLNTTGVPASLPVEFTIDAKDAGEGLLAVQITDPEGKPKKANIRDNHDGTYLVSYVPDMTGRYTILIKYGGDEIPYSPYRIRALPTGDASKCTVTVSIGGHGLGAGVGPTIQIGEQTVITVDAKAAGKGKVTCSVCTPEGAELDVDVVENEDGTFDIFYTAPQPGEYVICVRFGGEHIPNSPFQVTALEGAPSDQLIQQSQLPQYYSHQPWATDRAMGMNGLDVAGLRPFDLVIPFTIQKGEITGEVRMPSGKVAKPDITDNKDGTVTVKYAPTEAGLHEMDIKYDGIHIPGSPLQFFVDYMNSGNVSAYGPGLIHGTVNKPAVFTVNTKDAGEGGLSLAIEGPSKADISCVDNQDGTCTVSYLPVLPGDYSILVKYNDKHIPGSPFSARITGDDSMRMSHLKVGSAVDIPLDIGELDVSQLTASLTTPSGREEPCLLKVLRNGQVGISFVPKEIGEYLVNIKKNGRHIPSSPISVMINQSEICDASRVRVSGQGLREARTFVPAEFIIDSREAGYGGLSLSIEGPSKVDINTEDQEDGTCKVTYCPTEPGNYIINVKFADQHVPGSAFTVKVTGEGRMKESITRKRRAASVANVGSQCDLSLKIPEISIADMTAQVTSPSGQVHKADIMEGENNTYCIRFVPTETGVHTVCVKYSGMHVPGSPFQFTVGPLGEGGAHKVRAGGPGLERAEAGVPAEFSIWTREAGAGGLSIAVEGPSKAEIAFEDRKDGSSGVSYIVQEPGDYEVSIRFNDEHIPDSPFVVPVASPSDDARRLTVASLQESGLKVNHPASFAVSLNGAKGMIDAKVHSPSGALEECCVTEIDKDKYAVRFIPRENGLYLIDVKFNGSHIPGSPFKIRVGETNQSGDPGMVSAYGSGLEGGTTGTACEFVINTSKAGAGALTVTIDGPSKVTMDCVECPEGYKVTYTPMAPGNYLISIKYGGPFHIVGSPFKAKITGSKLVSSHSMHETSSVMVDPVTRAICCSQQALPAQSDASKVVAKGLGLSKGFVGQKNNFSVDCSKAGRNMLLVGVDGPKVPCEEILVKHLGNRMYNVSYQLKEKGEYILVVKWGDDHIPGSPYHITV; this is encoded by the exons ATGAGTGGTTCCCACCCCCGGCTCCACCAGAGCGCCGCGCCCGCTCCCAACACTCTCTCCTCGGAAAAGGACGCTGAAATGCCCGCCACAGAGAAGGACCTGGCCGAGGACGCGCCGTGGAAGAAGATCCAGCAGAACACTTTCACACGTTGGTGCAACGAACACCTGAAATGCGTCAACAAGCGGATCGGAAACTTGCAGACAGACCTGAGCGATGGGCTCCGGCTCATCGGGCTGTTGGAGGTTCTGTCCCAGAAGAAGATGTTCAGAAAGTACAACCAGAGGCCCACCTTCCGCCAGATGCAGCTGGAGAACGTGTCGGTGGCGCTGGAGTTCCTGGACAAAGAGAACATCAAGCTGGTGTCCATAG ACTCTAAAGCCATTGTCGATGGTAACCTGAAGCTGATCCTGGGTCTGATCTGGACCTTGATTCTGCACTATTCCATCTCCATGCCAATgtgggatgaggaggaggaggctgacgaTGGCAGGCAGAAGACCCCGAAGCAGAGGCTGCTTGGCTGGATTCAGAACAAACTGCCAGAGCTTCCCATTACCAACTTCAACCGGGACTGGCAGACCGGTCGTGCACTGGGCGCTCTGGTCGACAGCTGCGCACCAG GTCTTTGTCCTGACTGGGACCAGTGGGATCAGACCAAACCTGTTGACAATGCACGTGAAGCCATGCAGCAGGCTGACGACTGGCTGGGTATCCCTCAG GTGATTACCCCTGAGGAGATCGTCGACCCCAACGTGGATGAACACTCAGTCATGACGTACCTGTCCCAGTTCCCGAAAGCTAAACTGAAGCCAGGTGCACCCTTGAGACCCAAACTCAACCCCAAGAAAGCCCGGGCCTACggaccag GTGTGGAGCCAGTTGGTAATGTGGTGATGAAGAAGGCCGTGTTCACTGTGGAGACCATCAGTGCTGGTATGGGCGAGGTCCTAGTGTATGTTGAGGACCCTGCAGGCCACAGAGAGGAG GCCAAAGTCACTGCCAATAACGACAAGAACCGCACCTACTCTGTGTTCTACATTCCTAAAGTCACAGGCATGCACAAG GTGACTGTGTTGTTTGCCGGCCAGCACATCTCTAAAAGCCCTTTTGAGGTGGAGATCGGAATGGCCCAGGGAGACTCCAGCAAGGCCACGGCACAGGGACCCGGTCTGGAGCCAGCTGGTAACATTGCCAACAAGACCACCTACTTTGAGGTCTACACAGCAG GTGCTGGTGTCGGCGAGGTGGAGGTGGTGATCATGGACCCGGCTGGTAAGAAGAACACAGTGCCGTGCACCATTGAGGACAAGGGCAACAGCAGCTACCGTTGCACCTACAAGCCCACTCAGGAGGGACAGCATATCATCTACATCACATTCGCTGGTGGTCAGATCAGCAAGAGCCCTTTCACAGTCAACGTAGGAGAAG CATGTAACCCAGGTCTCTGCTACGCCAAGGGTCGTGGTCTGCAGCAGAGGGGTCTGAGAGTGAAGGAGACTGCAGACTTCAGAGTCTATACCAAGGGAGCCGGCACAGGGGAGCTGAAGGTCACCATCAAGGGACCCA AGGGTCTTGAAGAGCCTTGCAAAAGGAAAGACTTGGGAGATGGTGTGTATGGGTTTGAGTATTATCCTACAACACCTGGCACCTACAGCATCACCATCACCTGGGGAGGACAGCACATTCAGTGCAG TCCGGTGGAGGTCAAGATCGGCCCAGAGGCAGGTCCGCAGAAGGTTCGGGCCTGGGGTCCAGGCTTGGAGGGCGGCGTGGTTGGTAAATCTGCTGACTTTGTCGTGGAAGCGGTCGGGGAAAACATTGGCACGCTGG GCTTTTCTGTGGAAGGCCCGTCTCAGGCAAAGATCGAATGTGATGACAAGGGTGATGGGTCCTGTCACGTGCGCTACTGGCCCACTGAGGCTGGGGAGTATGCGGTGCACGTGCTCTGTAACGGCGAAGACATCCAGCATTCCCCCTTCATGGCGGAGATCGTTCCCCCGCCCGGCAAGGACTTCTATCCAGAGAAG GTGAAGGCTTACGGTCCTGGTCTTCAGAGCAGTGGTCTGGCTGTTGGGAATTTGGCAGAGTTCACTGTGGATGCCAAGCAAGGCGGGAAGGGTGCATTGAAAATAGTTGCTCAG GACGGGGAAGGAAATCCTGTAGATGTCCAGGTGAAGGATAATGGCAACGGCACCTACACCTGCTCCTATACACCACGCAAACCTTTGAAGCACACTGTGATGGTGTCCTGGGGCGGAGTCAACATCCCCGACAGTCCCTTCAGA ATCGATATTGGTGCCGGCTGTCATCCAAATAAAGTTAAGGTATCTGGACCTGGAGTGACCAAGACTGGACTCAAAGCATTTGAGCCAACCTACTTCACCGTGGACTGTTCAGAGGCTGGACAAG GTGACATCAGTATTGGGATCAAGTGCGCACCCGGTGTGGTGGGACCTGCAGAGGCTGACATCGACTTTGACATCATCAGGAACGATAATGACACGTTTACAGTCAAATACACTCCTCCTGGCGCGGGCAGCTACACCATCATGGTTTTGTTTGCTGACCAA GCCATTCCCATGACCCCTATCCGAGTCAAGGTTGATCCTTCGCACGATGCCAGCAAAGTTAAAGCAGAGGGTCCCGGACTGAGCCGAAGTG GTGTGGAGCTCAACAAGCCCACGCATTTCACTGTGACCACTAAAGGGGCAGGCAAGGCAAACCTGGACTGTAACTTCAGCGGTCCCACCAAAGCAGAGGCTGTCAAGGACTTCGAAATCATCAACAACCATGACAACACGCACACAGTGAAATACACACCTGTGCAGCAG GGTCCTCTGGGAGTAGCTGTGACCTATGGCGGAGATCATATTCCCAAGAGCCCCTTCAATGTCGGTGTGGCCCCCACTGTGGACCTCAGCAAGATCAATGTGACCGGCCTGGGAGACA AGATGACAGTCGGCAAAGATCAGGAAGTCACCGTCAAGTCAAAGGGGGCAGGAGGTCAAGGCAAAATTGCAGCGAAGGTCACAGCACCAACGGGCAAGCCTGTGGCCAGCaag GTTGAGCCCGGCTTGAGCCCAGAAACCAGCCAGGTGAAGTTTATCCCTCGGGAGGCTGGGCCATATCAGGTGGAACTGACCTATGATGGAATTCCAATCCCTGGCTCTCCATTCAAACCGACAGCTTATCCTGCCTCTGACCCGTCCAAG GTGCGCTGCTCCGGTCCAGGCTTGGAGCGGGCCAAGGTTGGAGAGACTGGGGAGTTCATTGTGGACTGCACAAACGCGGGCCCCGCTGAACTGACCATTGAGATCATCTCTGACAGCGGCACTGAGGCCGAGGTTCACATCCAGGACAATGGAGATGGAACCTACACCATCACATACATCCCTCTCTACCCTGGCTCTTACACACTCACCATCCGCTATGGCGGACAGGATGTTCCCAACTTCCCTGCTCGCCTCACCGTGGAGCCTGCTGTTGATGCGAGCGGGGTGCGTGTATTCGGACCAGGAGTGGAGGGAGCAG ATGTGTTCCGTGAGGCGACTACAGACTTCACAGTGGATGCCCGTGCTCTCACACAGTCAGGGGGTGACCACATCAAAACCCTCATCAGCAACCCATCTGGCAGCCACACTGACGCCCTCATCACTGACCTCGGAGATGGAACCTACAGCGTAGAGTACACCCCCTATGAGGAGG GTCCACACAGCGTTGAGGTTTGCTACGACGGCTCCCCAGTCCCCAAAAGTCCATTCAGAGTTGCCGTTACTGAAGGCTGTGACCCAGCCCGGGTTCGTGTGCACGGCCCAGGCCTGAAAGGTGGCATCACTAACAAGCCCAACAAGTTCACTGTGGAGACTCG TGGAGCGGGTACTGGTGGTCTCGGTCTGGCAATGGAGGGTCCATCagaggccaaaatgtcctgcacggacaacaaagatggcagcTGTAGTGTGGAGTATGTCCCTTATGAGCCAGGCACGTACAACCTGAACGTCACCTATGGAGGCCAGCCCATCAAAG GCAGCCCCTTCTCTGTGCCAGTCAGTGACACTGTGGACAGCTCTAAAGTCAAATGCCAGGGTCCAGGACTCGGCAACAATGTCAGAGCTAACATTCCTCAGGAGTTCACTGTGGACGCCTCCAAAGCAGGAGTTGCCCCGATGCAGGTCCGTGTGCAAGGACCCAAAG GTGTGGTGGAGCCAGCGGAGATCATTGATAACGGCGATCAAACTCACACAGTCAGTTACGTCCCAACCAGAGAGGGTCCATACTCTATTAACGTGCTGTACGCTGACGAGGAGATCCCACGCAG CCCTTACAAAGTGAAGGTGCTCCCAACCCATGATGCCAGTAAAGTGCGTGCCAGTGGCCCCGGCCTTAACACCACAGGAGTGCCGGCGTCTCTGCCTGTTGAGTTCACTATTGATGCCAAAGATGCCGGGGAGGGGCTTCTGGCTGTGCAGATCACT GACCCAGAGGGGAAACCTAAGAAGGCCAACATTCGTGACAACCATGATGGCACCTACCTGGTGTCCTACGTGCCTGACATGACTGGCAGATACACCATATTGATCAAATACGGAGGGGATGAGATCCCATATTCACCGTACCGAATCAGGGCTCTGCCCACTGGAGATGCCAGCAAGTGCACAGTGACAG TCTCAATCGGCGGTCACGGTTTAG GGGCAGGTGTTGGTCCGACCATCCAAATCGGTGAACAGACCGTCATCACCGTGGATGCGAAGGCGGCTGGGAAGGGCAAAGTCACATGCAGCGTCTGCACACCTGAGGGAGCAGAGCTGGACGTGGACGTTGTGGAGAATGAGGACGGCACATTTGACATCTTCTACACGGCGCCGCAGCCTGGCGAGTATGTCATTTGTGTGCGCTTTGGAGGCGAGCACATTCCCAACAGCCCCTTCCAAGTCACG gcgctggaaggagcccCATCAGACCAGCTCATCCAGCAAAGCCAATTGCCCCAGTACTACAGCCATCAGCCCTGG GCGACAGACCGAGCCATGGGGATGAACGGTCTGGACGTAGCCGGGCTTAGACCATTTGACCTGGTCATCCCGTTCACCATTCAGAAGGGCGAGATCACAG GTGAGGTTAGAATGCCTTCAGGAAAGGTGGCCAAACCGGACATCACCGACAACAAGGATGGCACGGTCACCGTCAAGTACGCGCCCACTGAGGCTGGTCTCCATGAGATGGACATTAAATACGATGGCATCCACATCCCTG GAAGTCCACTGCAGTTCTTCGTGGACTACATGAACAGTGGGAATGTCAGCGCCTACGGTCCTGGACTCATCCACGGGACTGTCAACAAGCCAGCTGTCTTCACAGTCAACACCAAAGACGCTGGAGAAG GTGGTCTGTCCTTGGCCATCGAGGGTCCCTCCAAAGCTGACATCAGCTGTGTGGACAACCAAGACGGAACCTGCACTGTGTCCTATCTGCCTGTGCTGCCTGGAGACTACAGCATCCTGGTGAAGTACAACGACAAGCACATCCCTGGCAGCCCCTTCTCTGCACGGATCACTG GTGATGACTCCATGAGGATGTCCCACCTAAAGGTGGGCTCTGCTGTAGACATTCCTCTGGACATTGGAGAGCTGGATGTCAGCCAGCTGACCGCCTCCCTCACCACGCCGTCAGGCCGGGAGGAGCCCTGCTTGCTGAAGGTGCTTCGTAACGGACAAGTCG GTATTTCATTCGTTCCAAAGGAGATCGGGGAGTACCTGGTGAACATCAAGAAGAACGGCCGCCACATCCCCAGCAGCCCCATTTCTGTCATGATCAATCAGTCAGAGATCTGTGACGCCAGTCGCGTGCGTGTCAGCGGCCAGGGCCTGAGAGAGGCCCGCACCTTTGTGCCCGCAGAGTTCATCATCGACTCGAGAGAAGCAG GCTATGGAGGTTTGAGCCTGTCCATCGAGGGACCCAGCAAGGTGGACATCAACACTGAAGACCAGGAGGATGGTACCTGCAAGGTCACCTACTGTCCCACTGAACCAGGGAACTACATCATCAACGTCAAGTTCGCCGACCAGCATGTTCCTG GAAGTGCATTCACTGTCAAAGTCACCGGTGAggggaggatgaaggagagcATCACCAGGAAGAGGAGAGCAGCATCGGTGGCTAATGTTGGCAGCCAGTGTGACCTCAGTCTGAAGATTCCTG AGATCAGCATAGCCGACATGACGGCTCAGGTGACCAGCCCCTCCGGTCAGGTCCACAAGGCCGACATCATGGAAGGCGAGAACAACACCTACTGTATCCGTTTCGTCCCCACCGAGACCGGCGTGCACACGGTGTGCGTGAAATACAGTGGGATGCACGTTCCTGGAAGTCCATTCCAGTTCACGGTCGGTCCTCTTGGGGAAGGCGGAGCGCACAAGGTCCGGGCGGGCGGTCCCGGATTGGAGCGAGCTGAGGCAGGAGTTCCAG CCGAGTTCAGTATCTGGACCAGAGAAGCAGGTGCTGGGGGGCTCAGTATTGCTGTGGAGGGTCCAAGCAAGGCCGAAATCGCCTTTGAGGACCGCAAGGATGGTTCCAGCGGCGTCTCCTACATCGTCCAGGAGCCAG GGGACTACGAGGTCTCTATCCGCTTCAACGACGAGCACATCCCCGACAGCCCCTTCGTGGTTCCCGTGGCTTCACCCTCAGACGACGCCCGGCGCCTCACTGTTGCCAGTCTTCAG GAGTCGGGCTTGAAGGTCAACCATCCTGCGTCGTTTGCTGTCAGCCTCAACGGGGCCAAAGGTATGATCGATGCAAAGGTCCACAGTCCTTCTGGAGCGCTGGAAGAGTGTTGCGTAACTGAGATCGATAAAG ACAAGTACGCTGTCCGCTTCATACCGAGAGAGAACGGCCTCTACCTTATTGATGTGAAGTTTAACGGAAGCCACATCCCTGGAAGTCCTTTCAAGATCCGGGTTGGAGAGACCAACCAGTCGGGAGACCCTGGAATGGTGTCTGCTTATGGTTCGGGGCTGGAGGGAGGCACCACAG GAACTGCGTGCGAGTTTGTCATCAACACCAGCAAAGCTGGTGCTGGGGCTTTGACGGTGACCATCGACGGCCCCTCTAAAGTGACCATGGACTGTGTGGAGTGTCCAGAAGGCTACAAAGTCACTTACACGCCAATGGCTCCTGGCAACTATCTCATCTCCATCAAATATGGAGGCCCGTTCCACATCGTTGGAAGCCCCTTCAAGGCCAAGAtcacag GTTCCAAGCTGGTGTCCAGCCACAGTATGCATGAGACCTCCTCTGTCATGGTGGACCCGGTGACACGGGCCATCTGTTGCTCGCAGCAGGCGCTTCCTGCGCAGTCAGACGCCAGTAAGGTGGTGGCCAAAGGCCTGGGCCTGAGCAAGGGCTTCGTCGGACAGAAGAATAACTTCAGCGTGGACTGCAGTAAAGCAG GTCGTAACATGCTGCTGGTGGGTGTGGACGGCCCCAAGGTCCCGTGTGAGGAGATCCTGGTCAAACATCTGGGCAACCGCATGTACAACGTCAGCTACCAGCTCAAAGAGAAGGGAGAGTACATCCTGGTGGTCAAATGGGGGGACGATCACATACCCGGAAGCCCCTACCACATCACTGTCTGA